The segment TCTCACTGGAGAAACGCACAGTCTGGCTAATTGAATGAGCGGATCAAACAGCTCTCTTCTTTTGCGCAAGAAATATCACGCCAAACGCAATCATCACAGGAAAAATCTCTAAAAGTAAAACGCAGAGGATGTAAATTAGATTATCAAAGCTCTTTGCGGTTCTGTTAAGATGACGCTCGTGATAATTATGAGTCTATAATATTATCTCACGATAACTTAACAGAACCATCTTCTATAGTGGGTATATAGTAGTGTATAGATTATTAAGAAGAAGCTTAATTCAGGTTGAAGATGTAACTCAATAAATGAAAAAGAAAAAAGTATTATTCATCTGCACAGAAAATTCCTGCCGTTCCCAGATGGCTGAAGGGATTCTGAGGCATCTGAAAGGAAGTAAATTTGAGGTATTCAGTGCAGGAACAAGACCTTCGGTTGTAAATCCAATAGCAATAAAGGTCATGGCAGAAATTGGCATTGATATTTCAGGGCACAGGTCAAAATCGGTGCAGGAATTCCAGGGGATGAATTTTGATTTCGTTATAACCACATGCGATGCTGCCAGGGAGACCTGTCCTGTTTTCCCAGGCATTGCCCGCCATTTGCACTGGAGTTTTAATGACCCGGCAAATGCGGAGGGGTCTGAAGAAGAGATACTTTCCGCATTCAGGAAGGTCAGGGACGAGATAAAGTTACACATACAGGAAGAATTCAGCCAATATTGATTTTATATAGATTATATAGATTATTTTGATAAGTTATATAAACTTTATAGAATACCTCTAACAGGCAAAATCATCGGATTTTGCTTCCAGATATAAGGAAAGGAGGGATGATCCATGAAGATAAATAACGAAAAATATTATGAGGAGATATCTCCTCATCATCTCTTTTTTCAGCGCAGATGTACTAGAAAAGAATGATGGGGTGAATGTGTGAAATACACAGAAGGAGATACAGTAAAATTTAAACTCAAATCGGGTGAACTACTGGAAGGAGATGTTCTCTTTATTGAAAGGAGTCCCCGTGAGGACGTATTGTATATAAACAGTTCCAACAGATGGGCGTATAGAGTCCCTGAAAAAAGGATTATATCCATGGTTCCTAAAAAGAATAAATCTGTTCAGATGAAGAATAGAACCCCACCGGGTGGATTGAGCAACGATAGTAATGTATTGACTTTGAATGATAACATTAGCCTCTCCAGTCCACCTATTCAAAGAGGGTAATGGAAGTGAAGGTGAAGTACCTCGGCTTCGGGAGCGTGGAGATAGATGGCGAGCGGTACGAGTACGATGTCGTGGTTCGCGGCGGTCGGGTGGAGAAGAGGAAAAAGAAGCTCTCGAAGCATTTGAAGGAAAAGTACGGCCACACCCCTCTGTCCCTTGCCGAGAATATTCCCTGGGACTGCAAAACGCTCATCATCGGGACTGGAGAGTCGGGTGCGCTCCCGGTGCTGGACGAGGTGAAAGCGGAGGCTGAGAACCGGGGTGTGACTTTGATTAACATGAAGACTAAAGAGGCATGTCGAGAGCTGGAAAAGGCCAGAGGCAAGACGAACGCGGTGCTGCACCTGACCTGCTAGGGTGGTCGCAGTTTATGATACATCTCTTCCAGGTCTTTGAGCCAGAGCGTGGATTGGCGTCCGAGGGCATCATCTCCATTTCGGATTCAGGTGATCAATAAGCATGCACATCGGCATCGATAAATCCGATGACATGCTCTTTGGCAGTCATGGTACAAGGTCTAATGAAAACGTGAGGCCCCGATTGAATACCTTCTCGAACAGGTCTCCCTTTTCCATGGCTCTCTCCTTCTCTGTTTCCGCTTCCCCTGAAACAGCACAATTGACGATCACCTGTTCGGGGGAAATCTCAGATGTGATATCTTTAACAAGGCTCTGCTGGGTGAAATCCAGTCCGTCCGCCACGCGAAGAATCGCTGACAGTACCTTTACTTTCTGCCGCTCGTCCCGCCGCAGGGCAGCAAAGTGGCGGTGCCCTTTATTTGGAAGTTTTCTCCTGTGGTAACGGGCGATTGAACCCACGATATCGCGCTCCCGTTCATCAAAGGGCAGGTGCGGTTCGGCAAGGATGATGCGGAGTGAGGTCTTGTGATGCCCCTTCTGTCCTTCGATCCACCCGATATCATGAAGGATACCGGCACACTGAAGCCAGAAGCGTTCCTCGGCACCGAGTCCATGAAGCTCTCCGAGTTCATCGAAGAGCCGCATTGCCAGCCTTGTCACCTGATTGCTGTGCCCCTCATTATGGGAAACGCTGCGAGCAGTCTTTCGAACCTCCTCCAGGCGGTATTCATTCTTCTTTGATAATTCCAGAGCCACCGCTTCCGGCGAGAGACCCTGAAGAGTCATCTGAGCCAAAACCTCAGGAAGACCGTTTTCCCGTATTGCTGCTGCGGCTTTCTCCACGTCATAGTCGATACGGTAGTGGTTCACTTCGAGGGGGTTGATCCGCAGGATCGCGTAGCTGGCCCGGGGATCGCCGTCATCCTGCCTTCCTGCGCCCCCAGGGTTGATGAACCATACACCATCAACCTGACGGGAAAAGGGACGGTGCGAATGCCCGAAGATTATCACGTCAGCCTCAGCGAGATGCGCAAGCTCACGGAGGCGTTCATCCGGCGTTTCAGGGCCGATTTGTTCGTCACCTGGCAAAGGGCTCCTGTGGGCAAGAAGTATTCGCTGTCCTCCAGCCTCCAGTCTGAGTTCCTCAGGCAGAGATTTGAGGTATTTGCGGTTCTTCTTCGAGAGATTGTCATACGTCCACTTGATGGCATTCCAGTCTTCAGGCGGCTCTTTTTTCTCCACCTCCTCTTTCGTTTCCTTGACCTTCAGAACCTTGAGGTCGTAGTTCCCCACCACGCTCTGAGCGTTTTCCTTGCGCAGTCTCCTGACAACATCATCCGGAAAAGCACCGTACCCCGTCAGGTCGCCCACATTCCATATCTCTGAAACCTCTTTGTTACTGGCATCTTCCAGGACAGCCTTCAGGGCAGGCAGGTTGGCATGAACGTCCCCAATGAGTAGAAAGGCTTCGTGTTCTACTGGTTGAGATAGCCCAGGAGCAGGCAGGTTTGCAGTCTCTTTTTCTGCCTCAGCTTTCTCTATTTTTGTTTCTGCTTTAGCAGGTTTAGGTTTTGTTGTACTTCGCAGTATTTTAGGTCTCTCTTCCCACCACGAAGATACTTTGGTGTTCTTACTTTTTTTCTTATCTTTCATATATTTCACTCTCCATACTTATTTTATATTTATCTGATTCTTACATTTTTCATCGAATGTTAACTGGATAAATTGCTTCAGGTCATTCCATATATTCTGCTCCTGAATATCTTTCCAGTAGGCTACAAACTCCTCATAGATCGCAGAACGGCGCTCGCGCAGATGCTGCTGGAAGTGCATCAGCCCGGACGCAAGAATCCCGAAGGAGTCGTCGTGTCCGAAATAATTAAGAGAATATGCCCGTTCCTCCTCCATGAATTGAGGCAGGTAATCAATCCATACATCGCAGTCGTGCAGATCTCCTAGCACATCCTGAAGTTTTTTGCAGACCGCAAGCTGGTTCTCCAGTTCCCCTTCGTAAAGGGGTGAAAATACCTCCATCGTGTAGCGGAGGCGCTTCACAGCAATACGCATGGCATGGTGCTCTTTTATATTTTCAGGGATGTAAACTGAAGCTTCATGAGCGAATATCTCATCAAGCCGCGATGTTATGTGGACAAGCGCTTTTTGATAGGTCTCTGGAGAATTGACTTCAGCCCTACCCTTGCGCATCTTACGGCACGACTTTTCCATATCCTCCACCACGCCGCTCTCAAGAAGCCTGTCAAGGGCTTTGATCACACGCGGCTGCACTCGCTCCCGTCGCTGCCTCAGGCGCAGAAGGAAGCGCTGCGCGCCAGGGCGGAGGCTTTCCTCTTTTAGCTTCTCGGTGTATGCCTTAAGGAAAGCTATCTGCACGTCTGCATCCCGTGCCTCCCTGAGAGCGCGAGTGATATTGCGGATCTCTTTTCGCCATTCCCTGTACTTCCCGGAAGGGAAACACTCTTCAAAGAGCGGGAGGCAGGAGCGGCTCCGCCTTGATGCGACCCGCATCCTGTGAATGAACTCAATATCCTCAGCCTCACGCACGCCTTCTATCTCCCTTGAAAGGGATAGAAGAAGCGAAAGAAGCGCATCAGCCCCGAAAAAGCAATATCCATTAGAGTTTTTCAGAGTTCCTTTCCTCTTAGAAATTACCGTGCCACAACCCCCTGTTCTCGATCAGCCACTCCTGTGAATTCAGCTCTTTCTCTCCGGGAGAAGGCACAACACGCTCGTAAGTCCCATCACTTAA is part of the Candidatus Methanoperedens sp. genome and harbors:
- a CDS encoding arsenate reductase ArsC codes for the protein MKKKKVLFICTENSCRSQMAEGILRHLKGSKFEVFSAGTRPSVVNPIAIKVMAEIGIDISGHRSKSVQEFQGMNFDFVITTCDAARETCPVFPGIARHLHWSFNDPANAEGSEEEILSAFRKVRDEIKLHIQEEFSQY
- a CDS encoding MTH938/NDUFAF3 family protein — its product is MEVKVKYLGFGSVEIDGERYEYDVVVRGGRVEKRKKKLSKHLKEKYGHTPLSLAENIPWDCKTLIIGTGESGALPVLDEVKAEAENRGVTLINMKTKEACRELEKARGKTNAVLHLTC
- a CDS encoding YfcE family phosphodiesterase, encoding MKDKKKSKNTKVSSWWEERPKILRSTTKPKPAKAETKIEKAEAEKETANLPAPGLSQPVEHEAFLLIGDVHANLPALKAVLEDASNKEVSEIWNVGDLTGYGAFPDDVVRRLRKENAQSVVGNYDLKVLKVKETKEEVEKKEPPEDWNAIKWTYDNLSKKNRKYLKSLPEELRLEAGGQRILLAHRSPLPGDEQIGPETPDERLRELAHLAEADVIIFGHSHRPFSRQVDGVWFINPGGAGRQDDGDPRASYAILRINPLEVNHYRIDYDVEKAAAAIRENGLPEVLAQMTLQGLSPEAVALELSKKNEYRLEEVRKTARSVSHNEGHSNQVTRLAMRLFDELGELHGLGAEERFWLQCAGILHDIGWIEGQKGHHKTSLRIILAEPHLPFDERERDIVGSIARYHRRKLPNKGHRHFAALRRDERQKVKVLSAILRVADGLDFTQQSLVKDITSEISPEQVIVNCAVSGEAETEKERAMEKGDLFEKVFNRGLTFSLDLVP
- a CDS encoding CHAD domain-containing protein, with protein sequence MKNSNGYCFFGADALLSLLLSLSREIEGVREAEDIEFIHRMRVASRRSRSCLPLFEECFPSGKYREWRKEIRNITRALREARDADVQIAFLKAYTEKLKEESLRPGAQRFLLRLRQRRERVQPRVIKALDRLLESGVVEDMEKSCRKMRKGRAEVNSPETYQKALVHITSRLDEIFAHEASVYIPENIKEHHAMRIAVKRLRYTMEVFSPLYEGELENQLAVCKKLQDVLGDLHDCDVWIDYLPQFMEEERAYSLNYFGHDDSFGILASGLMHFQQHLRERRSAIYEEFVAYWKDIQEQNIWNDLKQFIQLTFDEKCKNQINIK